In Allomuricauda ruestringensis DSM 13258, the following proteins share a genomic window:
- a CDS encoding helix-turn-helix domain-containing protein, with amino-acid sequence MIKDEYPKVYLYRRIVQAKLFIDSNFMHKIDVDEISDEAFFSKFHFIRLFKSIYGKTPHQYLKSVRIEKARQFLKEGKSVTEACFSVGFDSLSSFSGCFKRSTGESPSNYSKNQKEVKKNIDKKPLTFVPSCYAYQHGWLENSNFEEVRK; translated from the coding sequence ATGATAAAAGACGAGTATCCAAAAGTTTATTTATACAGAAGAATAGTTCAGGCAAAACTATTTATTGACTCGAACTTTATGCATAAAATAGATGTTGATGAGATTTCTGATGAAGCTTTTTTTTCAAAGTTCCATTTTATCAGACTTTTCAAATCCATTTATGGAAAGACACCCCACCAATATTTGAAATCCGTTAGAATTGAAAAAGCCCGACAATTTTTAAAGGAAGGCAAATCAGTTACCGAAGCCTGTTTTTCAGTAGGGTTTGATAGTTTGTCCTCTTTTAGTGGTTGTTTCAAAAGAAGTACTGGGGAATCACCATCCAACTATTCAAAAAATCAAAAGGAGGTCAAAAAGAACATCGACAAAAAACCATTGACGTTTGTTCCAAGTTGTTATGCATATCAACACGGATGGTTGGAAAATAGCAATTTTGAAGAAGTACGCAAATAA
- a CDS encoding DUF1569 domain-containing protein, whose protein sequence is MMKNIHDPVVREQLIERIEQLDGDKKAQWGKMTVFQMLRHNNYWNGWILGTEDHTYKQAFLGKIFGKTALKRTIKDEKPFDRNIPTPQQFKVKELYGDLEAEKAKWISLIHHYGNYSNPNFVHGFFGKMTKEQIGILVYKHTDHHLRQFGV, encoded by the coding sequence ATGATGAAGAACATTCATGATCCCGTGGTCAGAGAGCAACTCATCGAACGCATTGAACAGCTCGATGGGGACAAGAAAGCCCAATGGGGAAAAATGACCGTTTTTCAAATGCTCAGGCATAACAACTATTGGAACGGCTGGATCCTTGGCACGGAAGACCACACGTACAAGCAGGCATTTCTAGGGAAGATATTCGGTAAAACGGCCTTGAAAAGAACGATCAAGGATGAAAAACCCTTTGACAGGAACATCCCTACCCCGCAGCAGTTCAAGGTCAAGGAACTATATGGGGACCTAGAAGCTGAAAAGGCAAAATGGATCTCATTAATCCACCATTATGGTAACTACAGTAACCCTAATTTTGTGCATGGTTTTTTTGGAAAAATGACCAAAGAACAGATCGGTATATTGGTTTACAAGCACACTGATCATCATTTGAGACAATTTGGAGTTTGA
- a CDS encoding xanthine dehydrogenase family protein molybdopterin-binding subunit — MTPVTNRRNFIKNTLMVSSGLAVGFTVGNVTRLFSVEAGSVSHELSPFIHIDTESNITLVNPNPDMGQGSIQASAAMIAEELEVRLEEVRIIPSDGQAKYDPQISGGSGAVRRSWEPLRKAGAAVRIMLLNAASRSWKIPLAECYAEDAHIYNRIDDRKFKYGDLVTLASTLEVPENPILKSKSEFKLIGKSHKRGDVIERITGKSTYSIDMQVPGMVHAAILHSPTILGKVVSINATEALKVNGVIDVVKCERTMPYTKFDAVAVIANSSWAAMQGKKALQVEWGDEGDHLSTQDYSEGLYAAADNPGALYSETGAFDQHFTKSRIKAEGLYESNFLSHASIEPMNGIVEVKDNGTVEVWAGVQGSGQIKDQMAEYMEVPLEHVKVNVKLMGGSFGRKSYHDFLLEAGMLSKKIQKPVKVTWTREEDISQGPYRAGSLSKLQGTVENGKITGLHHHAIGESIAGQLDGSPKVGEVDEGLGREIGFENNKYVLDHTKISFTRVAADIPIMWWRSVYAGSFAFGQECFIDELAHLGGIDPLKARLEILEDERYRLVLNTLAEKANYHEALPEGIARGIAIWKSFESISAACVFIVSEGQGVRVKKVVSVLDCGLFVNEDMVRAQMEGSIVMGLSAATKEEITYENGACIQQNFHQYELMRIHEAPEMETHIIANQDTPGGVGEPALPPIAPALNNAIFNLTGVRLRKLPMDLSNIKLN, encoded by the coding sequence ATGACACCAGTAACAAACCGAAGAAATTTTATAAAAAATACCCTGATGGTCTCATCAGGCCTGGCCGTTGGTTTTACGGTAGGCAATGTAACCAGGCTTTTCAGTGTTGAGGCAGGTAGTGTTTCCCATGAACTATCACCGTTTATACACATCGATACCGAAAGTAACATCACACTGGTAAATCCAAATCCGGACATGGGGCAAGGGTCCATTCAGGCTTCGGCTGCAATGATTGCTGAAGAGCTTGAAGTCAGACTGGAAGAGGTACGCATCATACCAAGTGACGGACAGGCAAAATACGACCCTCAGATATCGGGAGGAAGTGGAGCAGTGAGAAGATCGTGGGAACCCCTTCGGAAAGCTGGGGCAGCAGTAAGGATAATGTTGTTGAATGCAGCTAGCCGAAGCTGGAAAATTCCATTGGCAGAATGTTATGCGGAAGATGCCCATATATATAACAGAATTGATGATAGAAAATTCAAATACGGGGATTTGGTGACGCTGGCTTCTACTTTAGAAGTTCCGGAAAACCCTATATTGAAAAGTAAATCTGAATTTAAATTAATAGGAAAAAGCCATAAACGAGGGGATGTCATTGAACGGATTACAGGCAAATCAACCTATAGTATCGATATGCAAGTGCCGGGAATGGTACATGCTGCCATATTGCATTCCCCTACGATTTTAGGAAAAGTGGTCTCCATCAATGCTACTGAAGCATTAAAAGTGAATGGCGTTATCGATGTGGTGAAATGTGAACGCACCATGCCTTATACCAAATTTGATGCAGTGGCCGTCATAGCCAACTCTTCTTGGGCGGCAATGCAGGGAAAAAAGGCATTACAAGTGGAATGGGGAGATGAAGGAGATCACCTGAGCACACAAGACTATTCAGAAGGCTTATACGCAGCAGCTGATAATCCGGGAGCCTTATATTCTGAAACCGGAGCTTTTGATCAGCATTTTACAAAGTCAAGGATAAAAGCTGAAGGGTTGTACGAATCCAATTTTTTGTCACATGCTTCAATAGAACCCATGAATGGAATTGTTGAGGTAAAAGACAATGGAACTGTAGAAGTATGGGCCGGTGTACAAGGATCTGGACAGATTAAAGACCAAATGGCAGAATATATGGAGGTTCCCCTTGAGCATGTAAAAGTGAATGTCAAACTAATGGGGGGCTCTTTTGGACGAAAATCCTATCATGATTTTCTTTTGGAAGCGGGCATGCTTTCCAAAAAAATACAGAAACCGGTAAAAGTGACATGGACCAGGGAGGAGGACATCTCACAAGGACCATACCGTGCGGGCTCGCTTTCCAAATTACAGGGCACGGTTGAAAACGGGAAAATAACGGGCCTACATCATCATGCTATTGGTGAAAGCATAGCCGGACAACTGGACGGCTCTCCAAAAGTAGGTGAAGTAGATGAAGGCCTAGGAAGGGAAATAGGCTTTGAGAATAACAAATATGTGCTCGATCATACAAAAATCAGCTTCACCAGAGTGGCGGCAGATATTCCCATCATGTGGTGGCGGTCTGTTTATGCGGGAAGTTTTGCATTCGGACAGGAATGTTTTATCGATGAACTCGCCCACCTTGGGGGAATAGACCCGCTAAAAGCACGATTGGAAATCCTTGAAGACGAACGATATCGTTTGGTATTGAACACATTAGCTGAAAAAGCAAATTATCACGAAGCCCTGCCGGAAGGAATTGCTCGTGGCATTGCCATCTGGAAATCGTTTGAGAGTATTTCTGCTGCCTGTGTCTTTATTGTTTCCGAAGGACAGGGCGTAAGGGTGAAGAAAGTAGTATCTGTTTTGGATTGCGGACTTTTTGTAAATGAAGATATGGTACGTGCACAGATGGAAGGTAGTATTGTTATGGGGTTAAGTGCGGCGACCAAAGAGGAAATCACCTATGAAAACGGAGCTTGTATACAGCAAAACTTTCATCAATACGAACTGATGCGCATACATGAAGCCCCGGAAATGGAAACACATATCATCGCCAACCAAGACACCCCGGGTGGAGTGGGAGAACCTGCTTTGCCTCCTATCGCTCCGGCTCTCAACAATGCTATTTTCAATTTAACAGGAGTTAGGCTTAGGAAGTTACCTATGGATTTATCCAACATCAAACTAAATTAA
- a CDS encoding helix-turn-helix domain-containing protein: MSIWQILISIFCGVGLFQGLVLAVYLIGRSKFNLSPSLFLGVMLIGIAFRLAKSYFVFLPMEKYPIWGVLAGAAGLWLIGPSYFLYQKCVLKSVVTRIHFLHYLPAFIIIGLGIFNWGDYIISFYYIGLLQMALYFGIGYYFAKYRNTGPLPDHFPVFSISVLILLVCFVVQAYIEGITVYATGSVLAVVLLYFISYKILQNSSLLNDVSNGKTLNKDEVDEVISTLNTIFEKEKLHRSKGLTVADVSRVSGHASYRVSQAINQKLGLRFNDYVNKFRIKEATTRLKDTTANDKVEVIADEVGFSSMSSMYQAFKKETGLTPHAYRRRYLTVTTTD, from the coding sequence ATGAGTATTTGGCAGATTTTAATCAGTATATTTTGTGGTGTTGGGCTTTTTCAGGGTCTTGTTTTGGCCGTTTATCTTATTGGTAGAAGTAAGTTCAATTTATCACCTTCATTGTTTCTTGGTGTGATGCTTATCGGCATTGCCTTCAGGCTTGCTAAGTCCTATTTTGTGTTTTTACCTATGGAGAAATATCCTATATGGGGTGTTTTAGCCGGAGCTGCAGGTTTGTGGCTTATCGGTCCTTCCTATTTTTTATATCAGAAGTGTGTTCTTAAATCTGTAGTGACCAGAATACATTTTCTTCACTACCTCCCTGCATTTATCATCATCGGATTGGGCATTTTCAATTGGGGCGACTATATCATCAGTTTTTATTATATCGGACTATTACAAATGGCCTTGTATTTCGGAATTGGATATTATTTCGCCAAATACCGCAACACCGGTCCCCTCCCCGACCATTTTCCTGTTTTTTCCATCAGTGTGCTTATCTTGCTAGTCTGTTTTGTAGTACAGGCTTACATCGAAGGAATCACGGTCTATGCAACCGGATCTGTTCTGGCCGTTGTTCTGCTGTATTTTATCAGCTATAAAATACTTCAAAATTCGTCGCTGCTAAATGATGTTTCCAATGGAAAAACACTGAATAAAGACGAGGTGGACGAAGTGATTTCCACACTTAATACCATTTTTGAAAAAGAAAAGCTACATCGGAGCAAAGGACTCACTGTCGCGGACGTTTCCCGGGTTTCCGGTCATGCTTCCTATCGCGTATCCCAGGCCATCAACCAAAAACTCGGGCTTCGATTTAATGACTACGTGAATAAATTCAGGATAAAAGAAGCTACTACACGCTTAAAAGATACAACGGCCAATGACAAGGTGGAAGTCATTGCCGACGAAGTTGGGTTTTCTAGCATGTCTTCCATGTATCAGGCTTTTAAAAAAGAAACCGGACTCACACCCCATGCCTACAGACGTAGGTATTTAACAGTGACTACAACTGACTAG
- a CDS encoding VOC family protein, which translates to MITKMTVTNVNVIDQDSAYDFYVNKLGFRVVDDIPMGPGTRWLTVSPPEQPDLQIVLFPVTVSKMFPKEVAENLIELIKKGVFGCGVLTCHDIYATYEELKSKGVEFIKPPTKEFYGTEALFKDDSGNFFSLQPINNFNDEEHS; encoded by the coding sequence ATGATTACAAAAATGACGGTTACCAATGTCAACGTTATCGACCAAGATAGTGCTTATGATTTCTATGTGAACAAATTAGGATTTAGGGTAGTAGATGATATTCCAATGGGGCCGGGTACTAGGTGGTTGACCGTTTCGCCGCCCGAACAACCCGATTTGCAAATTGTACTGTTCCCAGTTACCGTAAGCAAAATGTTTCCCAAAGAGGTCGCAGAAAATTTAATTGAACTAATTAAAAAAGGCGTATTTGGCTGTGGAGTATTGACCTGCCATGACATCTACGCAACCTACGAAGAACTAAAAAGCAAGGGAGTGGAATTTATTAAACCACCGACCAAGGAATTTTATGGAACAGAGGCATTGTTCAAAGACGATTCAGGCAACTTCTTTTCCCTACAACCCATAAATAATTTCAATGATGAAGAACATTCATGA